Proteins from a single region of Verrucosispora sp. NA02020:
- a CDS encoding IS4 family transposase, translating to MEQSAITSTIRVAAGRFAPGHLGELTQQVPFEMVDAVLAEAGGVQSRVRDLPSRVVVYLLLAAGLFAEVGYRQVWARLVAGLDGLTVALPTSSALSQARRRVGDKPLVALFRLLSGPPAGAARWRGLLVCAIDGTSMFVPDTAANLTVYPRQAGSHGGSGYPMLRLVAVVACGTRAVIDAVFTPISTGELTCAGRLLGCLRPGMLLLADRGFAARQMIEQFASTGADLLIRDKDDRRLPVIRRHRDGSWLSVIGTMTVRVVDAEIVVSMNGKRHVGRYRLITTLTDQRRFPAMDLVTLYHHRWEIETTYLELKSTLRGGRVLRARTPNGISQEVHALLTTYQAVRLAMADATASRPTTNPDRASFTIAVHAARDQITQAAGVIAGTVIDLVGTIGRAILADLLPPRRTRISPRVVKRAISKHRAKGTIDRTNYHATININILETAALTTRPPP from the coding sequence TTGGAACAGTCTGCCATCACGTCCACGATCAGGGTGGCTGCGGGGCGGTTCGCGCCGGGCCATCTGGGTGAGTTGACGCAGCAGGTGCCGTTCGAGATGGTCGATGCCGTTCTGGCTGAGGCCGGTGGTGTGCAGTCGCGGGTGCGGGATCTGCCGTCGCGGGTGGTGGTGTATCTGCTGCTCGCGGCGGGGCTGTTCGCTGAGGTCGGTTACCGGCAGGTGTGGGCTCGGTTGGTCGCTGGGCTGGACGGGTTGACGGTGGCGCTGCCGACGTCTTCGGCGTTGTCGCAGGCTCGCCGTCGGGTCGGGGACAAGCCGCTGGTGGCGTTGTTCCGGTTGCTGTCGGGTCCGCCGGCGGGGGCCGCCCGGTGGCGGGGTCTGCTGGTGTGCGCGATCGACGGCACCAGCATGTTCGTGCCCGATACGGCGGCTAACCTGACGGTCTATCCGCGTCAGGCGGGCAGCCACGGTGGGTCGGGGTATCCGATGCTGCGGCTGGTCGCCGTCGTGGCGTGCGGCACCCGCGCTGTCATCGACGCGGTGTTCACCCCCATCAGCACTGGCGAACTCACGTGTGCGGGGCGTCTGTTGGGCTGCCTGCGCCCAGGCATGCTGCTGCTGGCCGACCGTGGGTTCGCCGCCCGTCAGATGATCGAACAGTTCGCCAGCACCGGCGCTGACCTGCTCATCCGCGACAAGGACGACCGGCGGCTGCCCGTCATCCGCCGCCATCGCGACGGGTCCTGGCTGTCTGTCATCGGCACGATGACGGTCCGGGTCGTTGACGCCGAGATCGTCGTGAGCATGAACGGTAAACGCCACGTCGGCCGGTACCGGCTGATCACCACCCTCACCGACCAGCGCCGCTTCCCGGCCATGGACCTGGTCACCCTCTACCACCACCGCTGGGAGATCGAGACGACATATCTGGAGTTGAAGTCCACCCTGCGGGGCGGACGGGTCCTACGAGCCCGAACCCCGAACGGGATCAGTCAAGAGGTCCACGCCCTGCTCACCACCTACCAAGCGGTCCGGCTGGCAATGGCTGACGCCACCGCCAGCCGGCCCACGACCAACCCCGACCGGGCCAGCTTCACCATCGCCGTCCACGCCGCCCGAGACCAGATCACCCAAGCCGCTGGTGTCATCGCCGGCACCGTCATCGACCTCGTCGGCACCATCGGCCGCGCAATCCTGGCCGACCTGCTACCCCCACGCCGCACCCGAATCAGCCCCCGCGTGGTCAAACGCGCGATCTCCAAACACCGCGCCAAAGGCACCATCGACCGCACCAACTACCACGCCACCATCAACATCAACATCCTCGAAACAGCAGCATTGACAACCCGCCCACCGCCCTAA
- a CDS encoding MFS transporter, giving the protein MPASEETAHAGRTRSGLWRNRDFGVFWAAQTVSVVGDGFASVAVPLLVLQVTGSVALMGLLTAVAGVASVVTAVFAGVLADRVDRRRLLIGGDLARAVLFAAVPVAWLWGPQLWLLYLVLPAGAAVGMVFRVAYVAAVPGLVDVGRITEANGKLSASYAVAGIGGPLLAGLVAARFGYTTAVAVNAASFAVSAVGLTAVRLRQARRERTATTLAGLRDELLVGARFLWRHPVLRSLTLLLSAFLFLTYGLDDVLIYHVGHGLGGSERTVGVVLGLAALGTVLGSLVVAPLRRRIGFGPTWSGSVVTAGVAVAAVGSAGTVPAVAALAAVYLGGVAVGAICSLSLRQEVTPNHLLGRVTSVFWATHYALGPIGAAVVT; this is encoded by the coding sequence GTGCCGGCATCTGAGGAGACGGCGCACGCCGGAAGAACGAGGTCGGGGCTGTGGCGTAACCGGGACTTCGGCGTGTTCTGGGCGGCGCAGACGGTGTCGGTGGTCGGCGACGGGTTCGCGTCGGTGGCCGTACCGCTGCTGGTGCTCCAGGTCACCGGGTCGGTGGCGCTGATGGGCCTGCTCACCGCCGTCGCGGGGGTGGCGTCGGTGGTCACGGCCGTCTTCGCGGGAGTGCTGGCCGACCGGGTGGACCGGCGACGCCTGCTGATCGGTGGTGACCTCGCGCGGGCCGTGCTCTTCGCCGCCGTACCGGTGGCGTGGCTCTGGGGGCCGCAGCTCTGGCTGCTCTACCTCGTACTGCCGGCCGGTGCCGCCGTGGGGATGGTGTTCCGGGTGGCGTACGTGGCGGCGGTGCCGGGGCTCGTCGACGTCGGGCGGATCACCGAGGCCAACGGCAAGCTGTCGGCGAGCTACGCGGTCGCCGGGATCGGGGGACCGCTGCTGGCCGGTCTGGTGGCGGCGCGCTTCGGGTACACCACGGCGGTGGCGGTGAACGCCGCGAGCTTCGCCGTGTCGGCGGTCGGGCTGACCGCCGTTCGGCTGCGGCAGGCCCGCCGGGAGCGGACCGCGACGACCCTGGCCGGGCTGCGTGACGAGCTGCTGGTCGGGGCCCGGTTCCTCTGGCGGCATCCGGTGCTGCGGAGCCTGACACTGCTGCTGTCGGCGTTCCTGTTCCTCACCTACGGGCTCGACGACGTGCTGATCTATCACGTCGGGCACGGCCTCGGCGGGTCGGAGCGTACCGTCGGGGTGGTGTTGGGGCTGGCCGCGCTCGGCACGGTCCTCGGCTCGCTGGTGGTGGCGCCGCTGCGACGACGCATCGGCTTCGGGCCCACCTGGTCGGGCAGTGTGGTGACGGCCGGCGTGGCGGTCGCGGCGGTCGGGTCGGCGGGTACGGTGCCGGCGGTGGCGGCCCTGGCGGCGGTGTACCTCGGCGGGGTGGCGGTCGGCGCGATCTGCTCCCTGTCGCTACGGCAGGAGGTGACGCCGAACCACCTGCTGGGCCGGGTCACCTCGGTGTTCTGGGCGACCCACTACGCGCTCGGCCCGATCGGGGCTGCCGTGGTGACGTGA
- a CDS encoding valine--tRNA ligase, with amino-acid sequence MTENLDARRLDAPTLAGQYLPGEVEQRRYEQWVADGRFRASAESERQPFTIVIPPPNVTGSLHMGHALDHTVQDALVRRKRMQGFEALWLPGMDHAGIATQNVVERQLAAQGLSRHDLGREKFVERVWQWKAESGGTILGQMRRLGDSVDWERERFTMDEGLSRAVQTMFKKLYDDGLIYRANRIINWCPRCLTALSDIEVEHSDDDGELVSIRYSDDVVVATTRAETMLGDTAVAVHPDDERYRHLIGTEVELPLTGRRIPIVGDAHVDPSFGTGMVKVTPAHDPNDFEIGQRHDLPALTVMDERGVITAPGPFQGLDRFEARPAIVAALREQGRIVAEKRPYVHAVGHCSRCRTTVEPRLSLQWFVNTSPLAKAAGDAVRDGRVRIEPAELAKRYFAWVDNMHDWCISRQLWWGHRIPVWYGPAGEVVCVGPDEEPPTGTGWHQDEDVLDTWFSSGLWPFSTLGWPEQTPDLAKFYPTSVLVTGYDILFFWVARMMMFGLYAMDGRQPFDVIALHGMVRDEHGKKMSKSFGNVVDPLDWIDRYGADATRFTLARGANPGGDVPVSEEWCQGSRNFCNKLWNATRFALINGAHTGGPMPTADKLSTVDRWILSRLAHVTAEVDEQFEAYEFAKVCDLLYHFAWDDVCDWYVELSKPVLAGGGESAEVTRRVLGHVLDHLLRLLHPVIPFVTEELWTALTGGETLLTAAWPAADRALVDDAAEAEVATLQRVVTEVRRFRSDQGLRPTQRVAARLDGLAGAGVAAHEPLIRSLARLDAPADDFQASATLAMPGEVNVALDTRGSIDVAAERARLTKDRTAAEKEAGQARAKLDNPAFVGKAPEPVVAKIRQRLAVAEADLARIDAALEALPS; translated from the coding sequence GTGACCGAGAACCTGGATGCCCGACGCCTCGACGCCCCGACCCTCGCCGGCCAGTACCTGCCCGGCGAGGTAGAGCAGCGACGGTACGAGCAGTGGGTAGCCGACGGTCGGTTCCGGGCATCGGCGGAGAGCGAGCGGCAGCCCTTCACCATCGTCATCCCGCCGCCGAACGTGACCGGCTCGCTGCACATGGGCCACGCGCTGGACCACACCGTGCAGGACGCCCTGGTGCGGCGCAAGCGTATGCAGGGTTTCGAGGCGCTCTGGCTGCCCGGCATGGACCACGCCGGCATCGCCACCCAGAACGTGGTCGAGCGGCAGCTCGCCGCGCAGGGCCTGTCCCGCCACGATTTGGGCCGGGAGAAGTTCGTCGAGCGGGTGTGGCAGTGGAAGGCGGAGTCCGGCGGGACCATCCTCGGCCAGATGCGCCGCCTCGGTGACTCGGTGGACTGGGAGCGCGAGCGCTTCACCATGGACGAGGGCCTGTCCCGCGCCGTGCAGACCATGTTCAAGAAGCTGTACGACGACGGGCTGATCTATCGCGCGAACCGGATCATCAACTGGTGTCCGCGCTGTCTGACCGCCCTCTCCGACATCGAGGTGGAGCACTCCGACGACGACGGTGAGCTGGTCTCGATCCGGTACAGCGACGACGTGGTGGTGGCCACCACCCGGGCCGAGACGATGCTCGGCGACACGGCGGTGGCGGTGCACCCGGACGACGAGCGGTACCGGCACCTGATCGGCACCGAGGTCGAGCTGCCGTTGACCGGGCGGCGGATCCCGATCGTGGGGGACGCCCACGTCGACCCGTCCTTCGGCACCGGCATGGTGAAGGTCACCCCGGCGCACGACCCGAACGACTTCGAGATCGGGCAGCGGCACGACCTGCCCGCGCTCACCGTGATGGACGAGCGGGGTGTGATCACCGCGCCCGGTCCGTTCCAGGGGCTGGACCGGTTCGAGGCCCGGCCGGCGATCGTCGCGGCGCTGCGCGAGCAGGGCCGCATCGTCGCCGAGAAGCGGCCGTACGTGCACGCCGTCGGGCACTGCTCGCGGTGCCGCACCACGGTGGAACCCCGGCTGTCGTTGCAGTGGTTCGTCAACACCTCGCCGCTGGCGAAGGCGGCCGGTGACGCGGTGCGCGACGGGCGGGTCCGGATCGAGCCGGCGGAGCTGGCCAAGCGCTACTTCGCCTGGGTCGACAACATGCACGACTGGTGCATCTCCCGCCAGCTCTGGTGGGGCCACCGGATCCCGGTCTGGTACGGCCCGGCCGGCGAGGTGGTCTGCGTCGGACCCGACGAGGAGCCGCCGACCGGGACGGGCTGGCACCAGGACGAGGACGTGCTGGACACCTGGTTCTCTAGCGGCCTGTGGCCGTTCTCCACGCTCGGTTGGCCGGAGCAGACCCCGGACCTGGCCAAGTTCTATCCGACCAGCGTGTTGGTGACCGGTTACGACATCCTCTTCTTCTGGGTCGCCCGGATGATGATGTTCGGCCTGTACGCGATGGACGGCAGGCAGCCGTTCGACGTGATCGCCCTGCACGGCATGGTCCGTGACGAGCACGGCAAGAAGATGTCGAAGTCGTTCGGGAACGTGGTCGACCCGCTGGACTGGATCGACCGGTACGGTGCCGACGCGACCCGCTTCACGCTGGCCCGGGGCGCCAACCCGGGCGGCGACGTGCCGGTCAGCGAGGAGTGGTGCCAGGGCTCCCGGAACTTCTGCAACAAGCTCTGGAACGCCACCCGGTTCGCGTTGATCAACGGCGCGCACACCGGCGGTCCGATGCCGACCGCCGACAAGCTGTCGACCGTCGACCGGTGGATCCTGTCCCGGCTGGCGCACGTCACCGCCGAGGTCGACGAGCAGTTCGAGGCGTACGAGTTCGCCAAGGTGTGTGACCTGCTCTACCACTTCGCCTGGGACGACGTCTGTGACTGGTACGTCGAGCTGAGCAAGCCGGTGCTGGCCGGCGGGGGCGAGTCGGCCGAGGTCACCCGCCGGGTCCTCGGTCATGTGCTGGACCACCTCCTGCGGCTGCTGCACCCGGTGATCCCGTTCGTCACCGAGGAGTTGTGGACCGCGCTGACCGGCGGCGAGACGCTGCTCACCGCGGCCTGGCCGGCTGCCGACCGGGCGCTCGTCGACGACGCCGCCGAGGCGGAGGTCGCCACCCTGCAACGGGTGGTCACCGAGGTCCGCCGGTTCCGCTCGGACCAGGGCCTGCGCCCGACCCAGCGGGTCGCCGCCCGGCTCGACGGCCTGGCCGGTGCCGGCGTGGCGGCGCACGAACCGCTGATCCGGTCGCTCGCGCGGCTCGACGCGCCCGCCGACGACTTCCAGGCCAGCGCCACGCTGGCCATGCCGGGCGAGGTCAACGTCGCGCTGGACACCCGGGGCTCGATCGACGTGGCCGCCGAGCGGGCGCGACTGACCAAGGACCGGACGGCGGCCGAGAAGGAGGCCGGGCAGGCCCGGGCGAAGCTGGACAATCCGGCGTTCGTCGGTAAGGCCCCCGAACCGGTCGTCGCCAAGATCCGTCAACGACTGGCCGTCGCCGAGGCCGACCTGGCCCGGATCGACGCCGCCCTGGAGGCCCTGCCCTCGTGA
- a CDS encoding DUF4233 domain-containing protein: MSEPTGAARPDETPETITGGGAGSGQPEGVPGTDGDGPPGQRRSGLRDPQRAVRGLGAGTLALEALVLLLAIQPIRVVGGDLGGPALAAVVTLAVLAALLAGLMRRPWAWQAGTVLQGLLLLSGLLHWALFALGVIFALVWAYALHVRRVILG, encoded by the coding sequence ATGAGCGAGCCCACGGGCGCGGCCCGGCCGGACGAGACCCCCGAAACCATCACCGGTGGCGGTGCCGGATCGGGGCAGCCCGAGGGCGTTCCCGGGACGGACGGTGACGGTCCGCCGGGACAGCGCCGGTCCGGGCTGCGTGATCCGCAGCGGGCGGTACGCGGACTCGGCGCGGGCACCCTCGCGCTGGAGGCGCTGGTGCTGCTGCTGGCGATCCAACCGATCCGGGTCGTCGGCGGTGACCTCGGCGGTCCGGCGCTCGCGGCGGTGGTGACGCTGGCCGTGCTGGCGGCGCTGCTGGCCGGGCTGATGCGCCGACCCTGGGCGTGGCAGGCCGGCACCGTGTTGCAGGGTCTGCTGCTGCTGTCCGGCCTGCTGCACTGGGCGCTGTTCGCGCTGGGCGTCATCTTCGCGCTGGTGTGGGCGTACGCGTTGCACGTCCGTCGGGTGATCCTGGGCTGA
- the sigJ gene encoding RNA polymerase sigma factor SigJ — MEPDRGDLPQRSPVGRLNPAEAAEAAGALDAHRPMLLGLAYRLLGSRHDAEDVLQETYLRWARVDRSRVTEPRRYLSRVVTHLSMDRLRARQATREAYVGQWLPEPVPTAPSPFGPLERAELRDSLSTALLHLLERLTPPERAVYVLHTAFELPYAEIAELLDRSVEDCRQLHHRAAARIGREQRRFTADRAEQERLLEAFIAAAGEGDLRRLTELVAADAIAWSDGGGRVSAARNPITGADRVVRFLLGVREKGWPLTVHRTELNGQPAAVVITAGGSRYAVMLGTADGRITDIFLVANPDKLPWAT; from the coding sequence GTGGAACCGGATCGCGGTGACCTTCCGCAACGATCTCCCGTCGGACGACTGAACCCGGCGGAGGCGGCGGAGGCGGCCGGTGCGCTCGACGCGCACCGGCCGATGCTGCTCGGTCTGGCGTACCGGCTGCTCGGCAGCCGGCACGACGCCGAGGACGTGCTCCAGGAGACCTACCTGCGCTGGGCCCGCGTCGACCGGAGCCGGGTGACCGAGCCACGCCGCTACCTGTCCCGGGTGGTGACCCACCTGTCCATGGACCGGCTGCGGGCCCGGCAGGCCACCCGGGAGGCGTACGTCGGGCAGTGGCTGCCGGAGCCGGTACCGACGGCACCGTCACCGTTCGGCCCGTTGGAACGCGCCGAACTGCGCGACTCGCTCTCCACCGCGCTGCTGCACCTGCTGGAGCGGCTCACCCCGCCGGAGCGCGCGGTCTACGTCCTGCACACCGCGTTCGAGCTGCCGTACGCCGAGATCGCCGAGCTGCTCGACCGTTCCGTCGAGGACTGCCGTCAGTTGCACCACCGGGCCGCCGCCCGGATCGGGCGCGAGCAGCGCCGGTTCACCGCCGACCGGGCGGAGCAGGAGCGACTGCTGGAGGCGTTCATCGCCGCCGCCGGCGAGGGTGACCTGCGGAGGCTGACCGAGCTGGTGGCCGCCGACGCGATCGCCTGGAGTGACGGCGGCGGTCGGGTGAGTGCCGCCCGCAACCCGATCACCGGCGCGGACCGGGTGGTCCGGTTCCTGCTGGGCGTCCGCGAGAAGGGCTGGCCGCTCACCGTGCACCGCACCGAACTCAACGGTCAGCCGGCCGCCGTGGTGATCACCGCCGGCGGCTCCCGGTATGCGGTCATGCTCGGCACCGCCGACGGTCGGATCACCGACATCTTCCTGGTCGCCAACCCGGACAAGTTGCCCTGGGCGACCTGA
- a CDS encoding folylpolyglutamate synthase/dihydrofolate synthase family protein, producing MVFELDRISSLLDLLGSPQRAYPSIHLTGTNGKTSTARMIDSLLRAFGLHTGRYTSPHLESLRERISLDGEPVDETRFAAVYQEIKPLAELVDDRSAEPLTYFDMTTALAFATFADAPVDIAVVEVGLGGAEDATNVIQAGVCVLTPIGLDHTEWLGDTLQDIAVAKSGIIHPGATVICAAQEEEAAEPILQRCAEVGATIAREGAEFGVLRRAVAVGGQVLTLQGLGGVYEEVFVPLHGAHQAQNAALALAAVEAFLGAGARRQLDVEAVREGFATASSPGRLERVRNAPTILLDGAHNPQGMAATVTALQEEFAFSKLVAVVGTLADKDAPSLLELLEPVVDQVVVTRNSSPRALPAKELAALAAEVFGPDRVEVAEEMPDAIEAAVALAEEDVPGELAGVGVLITGSVVTVADARRLLKR from the coding sequence ATGGTGTTCGAGCTGGACCGCATCTCGTCCCTGCTCGACCTGCTGGGCAGCCCGCAGCGGGCGTACCCGTCGATCCACCTGACCGGCACCAACGGCAAGACCTCCACGGCCCGGATGATCGACTCGCTGTTGCGGGCGTTCGGGCTGCACACCGGCCGGTACACCAGCCCGCACCTGGAGAGCCTCCGGGAGCGGATCAGCCTGGACGGCGAGCCGGTGGACGAGACCCGGTTCGCCGCGGTCTATCAGGAGATCAAGCCGCTGGCCGAACTGGTGGACGACCGGTCGGCGGAGCCGCTGACCTACTTCGACATGACCACCGCGCTGGCGTTCGCCACGTTCGCCGACGCTCCCGTCGACATCGCCGTGGTCGAGGTGGGTCTCGGTGGCGCCGAGGACGCCACGAACGTGATCCAGGCCGGGGTGTGCGTACTCACGCCGATCGGGTTGGACCACACCGAGTGGCTCGGGGACACGCTCCAGGACATCGCGGTCGCCAAGTCCGGCATCATCCACCCCGGCGCCACGGTGATCTGCGCGGCGCAGGAGGAGGAGGCCGCCGAGCCGATCCTGCAACGCTGCGCCGAGGTGGGCGCGACCATCGCCCGCGAGGGCGCCGAGTTCGGCGTGCTGCGTCGGGCGGTCGCCGTCGGCGGGCAGGTGCTCACCCTGCAAGGACTCGGCGGGGTGTACGAAGAGGTGTTCGTCCCGCTGCACGGCGCGCACCAGGCGCAGAACGCGGCGCTGGCGCTCGCCGCCGTGGAGGCGTTCCTCGGCGCCGGCGCGCGGCGGCAGTTGGACGTGGAGGCGGTCCGGGAGGGCTTCGCCACGGCCAGCTCGCCGGGCCGCCTGGAGCGGGTCCGGAACGCCCCGACGATCCTGCTGGACGGTGCGCACAACCCGCAGGGGATGGCCGCCACGGTCACCGCCCTGCAGGAGGAGTTCGCGTTCAGCAAGCTGGTCGCGGTGGTGGGCACACTGGCCGACAAGGACGCGCCGAGCCTGCTGGAGCTGCTCGAACCGGTGGTCGACCAGGTGGTGGTGACCCGTAACAGCTCGCCCCGGGCGCTGCCGGCCAAGGAGTTGGCCGCGCTCGCCGCCGAAGTGTTCGGGCCGGACCGGGTCGAGGTCGCCGAGGAGATGCCGGACGCGATCGAGGCGGCGGTGGCGCTGGCCGAGGAGGACGTACCGGGTGAACTGGCCGGGGTCGGGGTGCTGATCACCGGCTCGGTGGTGACCGTGGCCGACGCCCGCCGCCTGCTGAAGCGATGA
- a CDS encoding carboxymuconolactone decarboxylase family protein — MQRMNVAEVAPGAFSAVMGLEKYVRANVDHTVLELVKLRASILNGCAYCVDMHSQEALGAGESSRRLFAVAAWREAPFFDQRERAALALTDAVTRLGEHGVPDDVWEDAAKVWPEKALADLVLAIATINVWNRIAVTFRNDLPSDD, encoded by the coding sequence ATGCAGCGGATGAACGTGGCGGAGGTGGCGCCAGGGGCGTTCAGCGCCGTGATGGGGCTGGAGAAGTACGTCCGGGCGAACGTGGACCACACCGTGCTGGAGCTGGTGAAGCTGCGCGCCTCGATCCTGAACGGCTGCGCGTACTGCGTCGACATGCACAGCCAGGAGGCGCTCGGCGCGGGTGAGTCGAGCCGGCGGCTGTTCGCGGTGGCCGCCTGGCGCGAGGCGCCCTTCTTCGACCAGCGGGAACGCGCCGCGCTGGCGTTGACCGACGCGGTGACCCGGCTCGGCGAACACGGGGTACCCGACGACGTGTGGGAGGACGCGGCGAAGGTCTGGCCGGAGAAGGCGCTCGCCGACCTGGTCCTGGCGATTGCCACAATCAACGTGTGGAACCGGATCGCGGTGACCTTCCGCAACGATCTCCCGTCGGACGACTGA
- a CDS encoding VOC family protein, with protein MANGGNRPIAPVRKLIAAVLGTVASFVVLFGLGMTSWAIVALGVALLVLAIALATVRGGGRTWVVGAGHVHSASEPPTQYAFGRCELQLVIDAPGLPPRSKKIIEPRVPVAKWPSLGQTLPIRVALDDPRHVRVLWDEVPTHAEAGTADLPPEFADEFVGQGPPDEMLIGQQAPPWADRPPEDDFHDPLGDPLGTPLRDDPVEPVESRDPVRVRQRPGGPVVLEGTVVEQSSDAPLPRRATPAPRTPAEERFAATAAAPDETDLFADLPRDDHPAGAPVTGTPSTAPAAGRPADPPSAPTGPLDPLDLPLDDPYPTTAGRTRSAPHEDEPVHAAATGAPDPDDPQVDDRELDEAIFGFDPDTADLAAPISGVGITLLVTELSRSLEFYRDRLGFREVDRGNGNAVLSSGATRLVLREVTGAQPMNRRLVHVNLDVDDIQSAYERMRDSGVRFTYAPRVVNRGTKLEVWAAAFRDPDGHGIALTQWRERAEA; from the coding sequence GTGGCGAACGGCGGGAACCGACCCATCGCACCGGTACGCAAACTGATCGCGGCGGTGCTCGGCACCGTGGCCAGTTTCGTCGTGCTGTTCGGGCTGGGCATGACGAGCTGGGCCATCGTGGCGCTCGGTGTGGCCCTGCTGGTGCTGGCGATCGCGCTGGCCACCGTACGCGGCGGCGGTCGCACCTGGGTCGTCGGCGCCGGGCACGTGCACAGCGCCTCCGAACCACCCACCCAGTACGCCTTCGGCCGCTGCGAACTCCAGCTCGTGATCGACGCGCCCGGGCTGCCGCCCCGGTCCAAGAAGATCATCGAGCCCCGGGTGCCGGTCGCCAAGTGGCCGTCGCTGGGCCAGACACTGCCGATCCGGGTGGCGCTGGACGACCCGCGACACGTCCGGGTGCTCTGGGACGAGGTGCCCACCCACGCCGAGGCCGGCACCGCCGACCTGCCGCCCGAGTTCGCCGACGAGTTCGTCGGGCAGGGCCCGCCGGACGAGATGCTGATCGGGCAGCAGGCCCCGCCGTGGGCCGACCGGCCGCCGGAGGACGACTTCCACGACCCGCTGGGTGACCCGCTCGGCACCCCGCTCCGCGACGACCCGGTCGAGCCGGTCGAGTCCCGGGACCCGGTCCGGGTACGCCAGCGCCCGGGTGGACCCGTGGTGCTGGAGGGCACCGTGGTCGAGCAGAGCAGCGACGCCCCGTTGCCCCGCCGCGCCACGCCCGCGCCACGTACCCCCGCCGAGGAGCGGTTCGCCGCGACGGCCGCCGCCCCGGACGAGACCGACCTCTTCGCCGACCTGCCGCGCGACGACCACCCGGCCGGCGCGCCGGTCACCGGTACGCCGAGCACGGCACCGGCCGCCGGACGACCGGCCGATCCGCCCTCCGCCCCGACGGGCCCCCTCGACCCGCTGGACCTGCCGCTGGACGACCCGTACCCGACGACCGCCGGGCGCACCCGGTCGGCACCGCACGAGGACGAGCCGGTGCACGCGGCGGCGACCGGCGCCCCGGACCCCGACGATCCGCAGGTGGACGACCGGGAACTGGACGAGGCGATCTTCGGTTTCGACCCGGACACCGCCGACCTGGCCGCCCCGATCAGCGGTGTGGGCATCACCCTGCTCGTCACCGAGCTGTCCCGATCGCTGGAGTTCTATCGGGACCGGCTCGGCTTCCGCGAGGTCGACCGGGGCAACGGCAACGCGGTCCTCTCCTCCGGGGCCACCCGGCTGGTGCTGCGCGAGGTGACCGGCGCCCAGCCGATGAACCGGCGGCTGGTGCACGTCAACCTCGACGTCGACGACATCCAGTCGGCCTACGAGCGGATGCGTGACTCGGGCGTCCGGTTCACCTACGCGCCCCGGGTGGTCAACCGGGGCACCAAGCTGGAGGTGTGGGCGGCGGCGTTCCGCGACCCGGACGGGCACGGCATCGCCCTGACCCAGTGGCGGGAACGCGCCGAGGCGTGA
- the ndk gene encoding nucleoside-diphosphate kinase — MSSSSPDERTLVLIKPDAVRRGLVGEIVSRFERKGLRIDAMASRTMDAALADEHYAEHVDKAFYPPLKTFMTSGPLVALVLSGDQVIDVVRGLIGATDGRKAVAGTIRGDLALSNRENLVHASDSPDSAKRELALWFPELG; from the coding sequence GTGTCCAGCAGCAGCCCGGACGAGCGCACGCTCGTACTGATCAAGCCCGACGCGGTCCGCCGCGGCCTGGTCGGCGAGATCGTCTCCCGCTTCGAGCGGAAGGGGCTGCGGATCGACGCGATGGCGTCCCGGACGATGGACGCCGCGCTGGCCGACGAGCACTACGCCGAGCACGTGGACAAGGCGTTCTACCCGCCGCTGAAGACGTTCATGACCAGCGGCCCGTTGGTCGCGCTGGTGCTCTCCGGCGACCAGGTGATCGACGTGGTGCGGGGTCTGATCGGCGCCACCGACGGACGCAAGGCCGTCGCCGGCACCATCCGGGGCGACCTCGCCCTGTCCAACCGGGAGAACCTGGTGCACGCCTCCGACTCCCCGGACAGCGCCAAGCGCGAGCTGGCGCTCTGGTTCCCCGAGCTGGGCTGA